From the Microtus ochrogaster isolate Prairie Vole_2 chromosome 8, MicOch1.0, whole genome shotgun sequence genome, the window gtgagtgctgggaactgaccatGAGCGCTCTCAAAGAGCATtaggtactcttaaccaccaagccctCACTCCAACTCtcacttagtttttgtttttaaaggtctTGCTGGGGACatatagttcagtggttgagGGCTTAcctaacacacacaaaatcctgGATTTAGTCTCCAGTACCACAAATTATTGGTTTTTCAGTATCAGGAAGGGTTGATGGAATAGTCAGCTGGGAACTTATGGTAGTCGGGTCtgagggatgggatggggagggaaCACAGaaagtaaaggcacctgccaccaagcctgacaacctgagttccatccctaggattccctggaggaagaacagaactgaacctttcaacttgtcctctgacccccacacatacCCAATAAGTGCATCAATCTAAAAAAATTACAGCTAGAAATAGTGGCATAGTATTCATTGTATTTTacatttgtactttttttttttttttttttttgtttttcaagacaggatttcattctctgtgtagccttgactgtcctggaacttgctgagtagtttgcagaccagactggccttgaactcacagagatccgcctgcctctgcctcccaagtgctggggttaaaggcgtgcaccatcactgctcaGCACATTTGTACATCTTTGTTTTTCCTAATAAAAATGTCTCAGACACATACCTCTCAAGTATATCTCTTAGTGTTTTAATGGGGcgtttaaagtatttattattagATCCTTTGAAGGGTAAGCAAAATGCTGTTATGTCCTATATTTACAGAACCCTAAAGATACTTATCACAAAAAGCCAACCACCTAGAGAGTTTGCTATAttaatttcatgtgttttatgtttgtttcagTGCTTGAAGCGCTTAACATGGAAGAAATGATGTCAGCTGTTTCGCGGTGGATGGAAAACCCAGGGCGCTCTGAGGAACCCACAGCTTTGAAAAGCACTCAGGGGGTTCCCATTTTAATCATTGAGGGGTTCCTTCTCTTTAATTATAAGTAAGTCCCCTCCCAGCCCCAACCTGAAGGAATgcgagggtgggagagagagccTTGCGAGCTGAGCGTGCTGTGTTCTTAGGCCACTGGACACCATATGGAACAGAAGTTACTTCCTGACCGTCCCGTATGAAGAGTGTAAGAGGAGGCGGAGGTACGTTTAGAGACCGTTTTGTGCATTGTTATCCGAGAGGTGAACTGTAGGGAAAACAGGAAAAGTGGCATTATTGAACAAGCCTTAACTCAGAAGTCAAGCATTTTATCACCTGGGGTACAGTAACTTCTCTAAGAGGAAGGGCCAGTGCCGTCCTGTTgggctcctgcctcctctcctgccacAGCCATGCAATGCTAGCCCTGCAGAGACCGCCTGCTATGTAAGAGATGAAGCCAGCCTGTCCGTATCTCGctccttattttttcttatacttttccCATAATTCTTTCATAAAacaccagagacagagaaaagataaCTATGAATGTTAATGAGTTACAGGCATACAGCTCGAATCATAAAACTAAATCTATTTTGCTACTTTCCTCACTACAATTGAatttagcaacaacaaaaaattactcTGAATCCCTCTTTAGATTTAACCTGAGAGATTTTTACATTATCTTGACTATGATTCATTTActttgtcaatcatattttatatCAACATCAAGTTTCTTGCCTGTTTTTCCAGTACAAGGGTGTATGAGCCTCCTGACCCTCCAGGGTACTTTGATGGCCACGTGTGGCCCATGTACCTAAAGCACAGACAAGAAATGAACTCCATCACGTGGGAGATCGGTAAGTACCTCCCTTCTTTCTCACAAGGCCTTTTACTTCTCATTTATGTCAAAGTACAGAAAGGATTACTTGGGAAACATTTTTCTCAAGGAGGTTTTAAAGAGATGCTCAGGCATTCTCGGGGTTCCCCTCTTCTGCAACTGATTCTGCTGGCTTCTTCTTCCCCTGGTGGTTCCTGCCAAGCTTGTCAGATTCCACGTTGTCATCCGTTGAGCCACCGTTGCCTGAATGTGGCCTGTGGCAGTGGAAGGTCAGGGATGCAGACCCAGTCTCTGCACTAAGCCAGCTGAGATCCCACCAGGAAACGGCATTAAAAGTCTGACCTTATCCACAAGTCTTTCCTCCATGTAAGCGCTGATGTGGAGCACCAGGGAGACTGCCCACCTCCAGGTCACTTTGAGAAACCTATCTGTCACTAAACTCATATGCATTTAgctggcctgggggtgggggacccTAAGTTAGGGGGAATGACTGTCAGCCAGACCataggaagaacagagaaaagactgAGGGGCAGGAAGGCATGAGCAATACCTAAAAGAGGCTGTTGTGTTTGTAGTAGAGAAAAGCAAGGGGAGGATGGGCCAACGCCAccccgctgctgctgctgctgctgctgctgctgctgctgctgctgctgctgctgctgctgctgctgctgctgctgctgctgcaggcaaGGGCCAGGCCCTCTAATGCTAATGGGATGTCCTGGGAGAGCTGGGAAGCACTCTACAGACAGGCTCTAAACATGGTCATGATCGATACATATTTTGAGTAAGATCTCTCCTGATCCGAAGAGTACATTTAGAGGTTGCGTTGTGGAACACAAGTACTCAGTAGAACTGGGGCATGAAGGTGCCCAGGATGCCAGACACCCCAGGAACCAGCAGGCGATGTTTTGGGGTAGAAAACATGAAGGAGTCGTACATATGTGAAGAAGGGCTAGACATGTGTTTTGCAGGAAATAAGTTGGAGGTACCTGAGAGACAGTGTTCCAATTTGGAGGCCATATGAATATGTGGACCTGAGATAAGGGGCTGTCCCTGGAGTGTTTAGGGAGACAGTGGCCTAAGTCCGTTGGCCAGGACAGAGGGATCAGACTGGCATACTTTTCAGAGCAAAGGAGACTCACCCATGTTGAAAGGAGCCTGTTGTCCTCCATCTGTGCAGAAAGGGCAGAGTCTACCTCCGTGCTGTGCGGGTTTGTGCTGCGCCAGCAGCTACTGGGTCGTCTGTCTAGGGGAAGCATCCTCTCATGCCCTTTGCTCCCTCCATCTAAACTGCAAGTCCAACTTTGTCCTTGGTCTTTGGCCTAGTTAATGTCAGCTGTCAAATTCACACAGTCATCtgagggagtctcagttgaggaactACCTAGATTCTGTCAGCCTGTGGCCATCTCTGTGACAGATTGTCTTGACGGATGATTGACGTCAGGGGGAGCTCCTTGCATTGTGAGCAGTGCCACCTTGGGCAGTTGAATCCGGGTTGTACAGGAAAGCTAGCTGAGCGAGGAAGAGAGCAAtccagcaagcagtgttcctccattcTTGTGGCAGGCtcaccttgagttcctgccctgacttccctcggtCCACTGTGatctggaaatgtaagccaaataaaccgtTTCTTCCCCGCGTTGCTTTTGGTTATCACAAcaccagaagaaaaaacaaaaacaaaacgaggACACCCTGTTTAAATGCAACCGATCCCCATGGTTTCCAGTTCTTTGGGATAAAATCTATAAAGACAGCAAGGTACAGCCtttctctgaaattccatctccAGTGCTGTCCTTCCTCTGCTCTAGCACTCACGCTTCCCCACAGGCAA encodes:
- the Nmrk1 gene encoding nicotinamide riboside kinase 1, which encodes MKTFVIGIGGVTNGGKTTLAKKLQKHLPNCSLISQDDFFKPESEIDTDENGFLQYDVLEALNMEEMMSAVSRWMENPGRSEEPTALKSTQGVPILIIEGFLLFNYKPLDTIWNRSYFLTVPYEECKRRRSTRVYEPPDPPGYFDGHVWPMYLKHRQEMNSITWEIVYLDGTRSEEDLFSQVYEDVKQELKKQNGL